The DNA segment AGCGCGAGACCCAGTGAATCTTTGCTAGAAGCCAATGTGATATTTTGATCAAGTTCGCCCTCGGCTATTTTTTTGGCCAGACTCGCTTTTTCTCTTAACGTCGCCACCATATTTTTCATTTCATAAAAAATACCTTCAGCAGTCCCGTCATCCTTTAAATTCATGGTTAGATCACCCGCGGCTACAGCCTTTGCAATTTCTGCAATGTAAGCAGGCTCCCCACCTAACTGGCGCATAATATGACGAGTTAACCATAATGCGATACCCATCCCAAAAACAATCGCAAATAAAGTGCCAAAAATTGAACTGTTAATCACAACGGATTCCGTATTTTTCAATGAATCCATACGTGTTGCCATTAAGCGACGTTCTCTTTCTTTAAAGGTGTTTATTTGCTCCCGGAATTTATCAAAATAGACTTTCCCTTTGGCTTGGCCGATAATATCGGCCATGTCATCCATTGTTTTGGCGTCACCGATTTCACGACGTAAGGTAATTTGCGTTTCAACAACGCGACTTATCCAGTCATCGATAGTTTTTTTACTTTCGCCTAATAAAGCGACTTGCGCGGGATTGTCAGAAACCGTTTGAGCTAACTCATCAATTAACTGGTAAAAACGTGTTTTACCTCCCGTATAGGGAGCCAGAAATTGTTCTTGCCCGGCCAGTAGAAAACCACGCATTCCGGTTTCCATATCGACTGCCGATGCCACAATCGCTTGTGCCGTTGCTATCACGTTATAAGTGTGTTCAACCCAGCCATTAAGGCGCTTCAGTTCGTCGACATTATTGCTAGTTTTCGCTTTAGCCTGACGCGTTTCCATCAGCACTCTTTCACGGGCAATAAAGGTTTGTAATTGTCCCCTGAACTTATCAAAAAACTGTTTCCCTTGCGCTTTTTTGATCATGTCAGCCATATCATTCATGGATTTGGCATCGCCAATTTCAGTTCTTAATGCAATAACAGGTTCTGTGACCTTGCTTTGCCATTGACTGATGGTGGAAGAAATTTCTTTTAGTAGCTTAACTTGCGCTGGATTATCCGCAACGGTATTGGAAAGGCTTTGGAGCAAGCTGTTAAACGTTTTATTTCCCTGCTTATAGGGCGCTAAAAATTCACTTTTACCGGCAAGCAGATAACCCCGCATGCCCGTTTCCATGTCCACGGCGGCGGCTTCAAGACTTGACGCATCGGCTAAAACGCCATGAGTATGATTTACCCAACCGAAATCTTTGACTAATGACTTTACGCTGACAAACACCATTCCTGTGATCATGAGCATTAACAATAATATGAGGCCGTAGCCAGAGAGTAATTTGGTTTTAAATTTTAATTTTTCAAACATATTTAATCTCGTTTATATATATTCTTATAATATTTTAATAATATTTTAATAGGGTTTATAACTTAGATTCTCAGGGTAAGCTTATACATGACAACATGTGGCGCCTCAAGGAGGGAAATATGCTGCCGACTCTTCGCGTTACTTGTTAAGTCGTTGATATGACAGAGTTAAATACCGGATTGATTCTCATTTAAATTAACCAATCGTTTTAAATCAAATACTTGAAAATATTTTAAAACATTTGAATCCGGACTATTTCGAACAGCTTATAATCAAAATAGAAAGCGTTATTACAGGCTCATAGTTAATTAGACCATATACTTAGAGGCTGTGCGTCACAGCCCGAAGAGATCAGACATCCTGCAAAGCCATTAGTCACGCAGTCTGGCTGATGATATTGAGTAGGCGATGAGTGAAGATAATAGCTGGCGCCTAGACTTAGATGACGGTGATATCCATTAGCATTCGGGGACACAAGTTGGGAACGCGATCCAGAAACTTGCCAATGGGAACGCTTTAAATCAAGTTTTTTACACTTATTGTCCATTGAGAAGTACTTGTAAATGTATTTATTTGCTCTGGAATTCTATTTCTAAATAAAACCGATATGATTAACTCAGTTGGAACAAACCCTAATCTAAATTATTTAACCAGGACTGATAATCATGAGTAAATTACTTAACCAAGCACAAACTATCTTAACTGTCGCAAAAGACACTGCAAAAACATCTGTCACTGCTGGTTTTGGTGTTTATGGCACTATCCTTGATCAGGCATCTAAATCATCAGATAAAGCAACGCAATTTTTTGAATCTCTGGTTGAGCGCGGTACGCAAGTAGAGCCTAAACTGAAAGAGCAAATGTCTGCAATCTTTACTAATAACATCACGTTAGAATCAATTGAAACTAAAGTACAAAGTATCACTAGCCGTTTTACGGGTGTTCAAGGTTCCAAATTAAATGAATTAGAAAGCAAAATTGACCTACTTACTACGATGGTTAGCGAACTAAAAACTGCACCTAAAAAAATAACTAAAGTACCTGCAACTGCTGAAGCATAATATTACTTTAACTGTCGTGGTTAATTGAAATGAGCCTCCTTATTTGGAGGCTTTTTTGATCTTGGGGTAAAGTGCGAAAGGCTGATGAAAGCGGATGCCACCAGCTGAGTTAAGTTTTCTAGTTCGCTGCTTGAAGGGCTTTAAGATATAACCCCAATTATCTTCCCGAGAGAAATAGATCACGTAATCCGTGTTTTTAAAGACCGTTGGCATTACCCCATTTATTTTCCACAACATGGGATTCATTACGGGACTCGGTTGTTTTGATTTGGATCCGGCACAGCTATTACCATCACTTACCAGTAGGTCGATATACACATTAATTAATGCGTACTATATCACCCATAATTTATTGGCAATAACAATTAACGCGTACTATACGCCCCATAAAATGCCGTAATCACCATTTTTGCGTTGTATAACGCTCAACAATAATCTATTGTTAGATTAATTGAGTAATATGGTACACAACAATGACTGAGCGATTAACACTACAAATATATACAGATAATCAATGGCATGATGCCGCAGAATTAATTATTACCGAACCTCAGCTCGGTCGTGCTAGCGCATCTGAACTTAATTACCACCTAGATTATTTATCGCATTTTGATGAACGCGCAGAAACCGCGGTTAGCTTTTGTTACCCCGT comes from the Moritella yayanosii genome and includes:
- a CDS encoding CHASE3 domain-containing protein, whose protein sequence is MFEKLKFKTKLLSGYGLILLLMLMITGMVFVSVKSLVKDFGWVNHTHGVLADASSLEAAAVDMETGMRGYLLAGKSEFLAPYKQGNKTFNSLLQSLSNTVADNPAQVKLLKEISSTISQWQSKVTEPVIALRTEIGDAKSMNDMADMIKKAQGKQFFDKFRGQLQTFIARERVLMETRQAKAKTSNNVDELKRLNGWVEHTYNVIATAQAIVASAVDMETGMRGFLLAGQEQFLAPYTGGKTRFYQLIDELAQTVSDNPAQVALLGESKKTIDDWISRVVETQITLRREIGDAKTMDDMADIIGQAKGKVYFDKFREQINTFKERERRLMATRMDSLKNTESVVINSSIFGTLFAIVFGMGIALWLTRHIMRQLGGEPAYIAEIAKAVAAGDLTMNLKDDGTAEGIFYEMKNMVATLREKASLAKKIAEGELDQNITLASSKDSLGLALQEMSENLNTVLGQTQCASAEIAQGSNNVALSSTALSEGASLQAASLENISVSLNELTSQINTNAENAEQARQFAAQAQIEAREGSDKMAAMITAMNEISDSSKSISSFISTIDEIAAQTNLLALNAAIEAARAGEQGRGFAVVADEVRNLAARSTAAAEETSKLIAGSVEKAEKGSLIANETAQSLNSIFESIKKTAELVDEIANASNEQATGAEVINQGLVEIDGVTQQNNDTAQESAVAAEQLSQQAEQLEVLLSRFKLRAVT